From the Anaerolineales bacterium genome, the window AACGGCGGGAATTGCCGGTGGCTTCAGGCCGGGATCGCCTCTGGCCACAGCGGGTAGAACATCAGCCATTCCCCCGGACGGGATCGCAGCTGGGGTTCAAACAAGTCCAGGGCTGCCTGCGCCAAAGCGTGGATGCCATCGGCCCCGGAGGCGAAGTCATGCGGATCCAACTGACCCAACCCGATCCCGCGGTAGTGATTCGGGCCATCGGAGGCGCATACCACGGCAACCAGCAGCGAACCGGCGCGCATCGCCAGGCGGGCATGCCCGACAGGCAGTTGGGCCAGGCGCCCACAAAGGCGCAGCGGCCTGCCGGCAGGGTCCGGGCGGTCCACGCCGGTCATCACCAGCCCGCCGCCGCGCAGCCGCTCGATCGCCGTGCGAAGGGCATGCATGTCAATCGGCAGGACATCCAAGCCGTGCCGGCGGCGGATCTCGTTCTGCACCCGGTAGCTGCCCGTCGGGTTGGCATAGGCCAGCGCCAGCCCGGGGTAGCCACGCTCAGTCAGCGTCAGAAGCATGAACTCAAAGGCGCTCATGTGGGCCCCGACCATGATTACGCCTCGTCGACGAGGCAAAGCGTCGTCCAGCAGCTCTTTCAGGGAATCATCGAGAACCATGCCCTCCATCAGGGCGTGGCGGCCGATGGCCAATGCCCGAAACACATCGGCGTGGGCGCGCATGGCATTCTGGAGGACCTGATCGACGGCGGCTCTCGTCTCGGGCGACCCATAGGGCAAGCCGCGCACAACGGACTGATTGGACCGGACGGCCTGGACCAGCGGCGACTCGGGGTTCCGGGCGGCCAGCCGGGCAGCAGCGTCGGCCACCGTCCGGGCTGCGCCCATCGGCAGCCAGCGCGCCAGCTGGATGCTCAGATGGGCGGCGAAAGCCGTGTTCCCCAGATCCGCCAGCCTCATCTCGCCGGGGTGTCCTTCTTGGCTTTGGCCGGGTTCCAGTAGGCGCGGAAGGCGTCCGAGATCACGGGCAGCCCGCGCAGCACGCAGATGGCCGCCGCCACCCAAGCCATCCAGATGGACCCGGTGAGCACAGGGCCGGCGGCGGCGCTGGCTGCGGACCCCGGCGGGTACCCGGACAAGCCGTGGGCCAGCGTCAGTCCGCAGAAGGCTAGGATCTTAGTTCCACTATACCCGCTGCGCATGATGGGGGCGGTCACAAGGAAGCGACTTAGGCGGGATCGCTGCTGTTGAAAGGGCGCCTCGCCCTTGCCCACGCCGATGGTGCGGATGGCATCGGTCAGGGTTGTGCGGATGATCACGATCAGCGGAATGGCGATCGGCAGCAAGCCCAGCCCGGCAAAGGAGACCCACAGGACCAGTTCGTAGGTACGGTCTGCGGCGATGTCCAGGATGCTGCCCATCAGGCTGGCCTCGCCCCGCTTGCGGGCGATGACCCCATCCAGGGTGTCCAGAGCCAGCAGGAAGAAGAGATACGGGACACTCCAGGCGATGGCCGACGGGGCTCCGCCATACAGAATGGCCAGGAAGACAACGAGAAGGGGGAAGCGGATCAGCGTGATCCAGTTGGCCAGCATCGAATGCCTCAACGTCCGATTGTAACTGGGCGCCGGATTCGGTCAAGCGTGACGGATCGAGGGCGGCAGCCGGCGGCGTCCTCCCCCGGTTTGAGGTGCGTTTCTGCCATTGCTTGGAAATCGGCCCTTTGCTAGACTGGTGGTGACTCTCGGGTGAGAAGAGGTGACGACGTGGGGAGAATCATCGGATACATCGCCGCAGCCATCCTGATCTTCTTCGGCGTGCTTTTCGTCTGGGGTGCCTTCAGCCCCGAGGGATCGGTGGGCTGGATCGTTGTCGGAGTCATCAGCATCGGCGCAGGACTGGCGCTGATCTGGCTGGTCGGCCGCAGGGCGAAGCAGGCGGCTGAGGCTGCGACGGTCATCCAGAAGATCGAGCTTTCGGGGGACGTCAATCTGGAGAAAATGACCTGCCGCAACTGCGGCGGGGCGCTGTCATCGGAGAACATCAAGGTCATCACCGGCGCCCCGTGGGTACAGTGCCCGTACTGCAACACGTCCTACCAGCTCAGCGAGGAGCCCAAGTGGTAGTCAGCGGTCTTGTCCGCTCACCTCGCCGGGGTCAGGAGTCCTGAATGCGCACAGCCTTCCGAGCCTTGGCCGCAGCCTTACTGCTGGGCGCCATGCTGGGTGTCCTCCCGGCCGGCGCCCAGACGTACGACTTCGGCTTGGACCAAAGCCTCGTCGACGTATTCTGGGAAGAGGACGGTACGGCGCGTATCGAGTACCAGCTGACCTTCCGCAACAACCCGGGGGGAAGTCCGATTGACTATGTGGATATCGGGATGCCCACCTCGGGCTATGACCTGAGCGCGGTCAACGCCTGGATCGACGACGTCCCGATGACCGATATCGCCAGTTCCTCCTACGTCGAGAACGGGTTCGCCCTCGGCCTCGCGGGCCGTGCCATCCCGGCCGGCCAGTCGGGGGTCGTCAAGGTTGTCGTGAGCGGTGTGGAAGGTCTCCTGTACGAGTCGCAGGAACCGGCAGGCTATGCCAG encodes:
- a CDS encoding lysophospholipid acyltransferase family protein, producing the protein MRLADLGNTAFAAHLSIQLARWLPMGAARTVADAAARLAARNPESPLVQAVRSNQSVVRGLPYGSPETRAAVDQVLQNAMRAHADVFRALAIGRHALMEGMVLDDSLKELLDDALPRRRGVIMVGAHMSAFEFMLLTLTERGYPGLALAYANPTGSYRVQNEIRRRHGLDVLPIDMHALRTAIERLRGGGLVMTGVDRPDPAGRPLRLCGRLAQLPVGHARLAMRAGSLLVAVVCASDGPNHYRGIGLGQLDPHDFASGADGIHALAQAALDLFEPQLRSRPGEWLMFYPLWPEAIPA
- a CDS encoding CDP-alcohol phosphatidyltransferase family protein; its protein translation is MLANWITLIRFPLLVVFLAILYGGAPSAIAWSVPYLFFLLALDTLDGVIARKRGEASLMGSILDIAADRTYELVLWVSFAGLGLLPIAIPLIVIIRTTLTDAIRTIGVGKGEAPFQQQRSRLSRFLVTAPIMRSGYSGTKILAFCGLTLAHGLSGYPPGSAASAAAGPVLTGSIWMAWVAAAICVLRGLPVISDAFRAYWNPAKAKKDTPAR